A region of Hyphomicrobiales bacterium DNA encodes the following proteins:
- a CDS encoding OmpA family protein, which translates to MNHKLIPIASLTAICLLAVPGIAWSLDGSPRERLTVAQSDARTACEAKALHDGLSAEEIQRRCAETGAPAEAPPPPNAAVPEPPAPSPQPQAQQPAPSPQPQAQQQPQRPGMAQRQAPAAADRRACEAAARKQGLSEDEMKRQCAEPQAEPQPVAEPQAEPQPVAEPQPEPQPVAEPQAEPQPEVAPAHPEVQAEPQPEVAPAPPETQAQPALPAEPQTDEPPAQELTADQPPPAAAQQDSVVEKQLETQGDQEEAKNFRALRKHLSEERKAVEEEQIGEEGTTEGQQQAAPSAAGQDGRRDGDRRRPVSEEANVVEDFGARFIIQLGSQFIIRQDEATETERFLYRARDAEVENLRGGRTRTTITRDDGVKIVTVRDRYGDIIIRTRIDRRGREIVLIDNRDFYEGDRRPQFRYDIVLPPLRIGIPREQYIVETRRADRRAIRVALMAPPVEEMERVYALEEVRANARLRDKMRRVDLDTITFDFGSASISPTQFGALAMVGEAMADVLRERPDEVFLIEGHTDAVGSDYANLLLSDRRAEAVAVALSSNFLIPPENLITQGYGEEFLKIPTEAAERENRRVAIRRITELIRAPGV; encoded by the coding sequence ATGAACCACAAGCTCATTCCAATCGCATCGCTGACGGCAATCTGCCTTCTGGCCGTCCCCGGCATCGCCTGGTCCTTAGACGGTTCGCCACGGGAACGCTTGACGGTCGCACAATCCGACGCCAGAACGGCATGCGAGGCGAAAGCTCTTCACGACGGTTTGAGCGCGGAAGAGATACAACGCCGGTGCGCCGAGACCGGCGCCCCGGCCGAGGCGCCGCCGCCGCCGAACGCGGCGGTTCCCGAGCCGCCGGCTCCGTCTCCGCAGCCTCAGGCCCAGCAGCCGGCTCCGTCTCCGCAGCCTCAGGCCCAGCAGCAGCCGCAGCGGCCCGGCATGGCCCAGCGGCAGGCGCCGGCGGCGGCCGACAGGAGAGCCTGCGAGGCCGCAGCCCGGAAGCAGGGGCTGAGCGAGGATGAAATGAAGCGGCAGTGCGCCGAGCCTCAGGCCGAACCTCAGCCCGTGGCCGAGCCTCAGGCCGAACCTCAGCCCGTGGCCGAGCCTCAGCCCGAACCTCAGCCCGTGGCCGAGCCTCAGGCCGAACCTCAGCCCGAGGTCGCGCCGGCTCATCCGGAGGTTCAGGCCGAACCTCAGCCCGAGGTCGCGCCGGCTCCGCCGGAGACTCAGGCGCAACCCGCTCTCCCGGCCGAGCCGCAGACCGACGAACCGCCGGCTCAGGAACTGACCGCCGACCAGCCGCCGCCAGCCGCCGCGCAACAGGATTCCGTCGTCGAAAAGCAGCTCGAGACCCAGGGCGACCAAGAAGAGGCGAAAAACTTCCGCGCGCTCCGCAAGCACTTGAGCGAGGAGCGCAAGGCGGTCGAGGAAGAGCAGATTGGCGAGGAAGGCACGACGGAGGGACAGCAGCAGGCCGCCCCTTCCGCCGCCGGCCAGGACGGAAGGCGAGACGGCGACCGGCGGCGTCCCGTGTCCGAGGAGGCAAACGTCGTCGAGGATTTCGGCGCGCGCTTCATCATCCAGCTCGGCAGTCAATTCATCATCCGCCAGGATGAGGCGACCGAGACCGAACGCTTCCTCTACCGCGCTCGCGACGCCGAGGTCGAGAATCTGAGAGGCGGACGCACGCGCACGACCATAACCCGCGACGACGGCGTGAAGATCGTCACCGTGCGCGACCGCTATGGCGACATCATCATCCGCACCCGCATCGACCGCCGCGGCCGCGAGATTGTCCTCATCGACAATCGTGACTTCTACGAGGGCGACCGGCGTCCGCAGTTCCGCTACGACATCGTTCTGCCGCCGCTCAGGATCGGCATCCCGCGCGAGCAGTACATCGTCGAGACAAGGCGGGCGGACCGCCGCGCCATCCGCGTGGCGCTGATGGCGCCGCCGGTGGAGGAGATGGAGCGGGTCTACGCGCTGGAAGAGGTCCGCGCCAACGCGCGGTTGCGCGACAAGATGCGCCGAGTCGACCTCGACACCATCACTTTCGACTTCGGCAGCGCCAGCATCTCGCCGACGCAATTCGGCGCACTGGCGATGGTCGGCGAGGCGATGGCCGACGTGCTGAGGGAAAGGCCGGACGAGGTCTTCCTGATCGAGGGACATACCGACGCCGTCGGCAGTGACTACGCCAACCTGCTGTTGTCCGACCGCCGCGCCGAGGCCGTCGCGGTTGCGCTTTCCAGCAACTTCTTAATCCCGCCGGAGAACCTGATCACGCAGGGTTATGGCGAGGAGTTCCTGAAGATCCCAACCGAGGCAGCGGAACGGGAAAACCGTCGCGTCGCGATCCGGAGGATTACCGAACTGATCCGCGCCCCAGGGGTCTGA